Proteins from a genomic interval of Nostoc sp. TCL240-02:
- a CDS encoding MGMT family protein, with protein MALSITHLSTKVKPGSAMVELKTLNLKLGHGIEEDINADPISPRQVLIVRYEDILDLSIQPGELRENIVVTGIGFDKFIPGSLLTFESGAAIRLTFYCEPCKRIAHLVESFKSIKGKRGILGVVTQSGQIQIGSKFQVQAHKFPALSENPYERFLNFIINIPSGKVVTYKQIIKAIGVDNSYLRAIPTYLKKTSVTDYPVHRILDSKGSLINYVNQQKNKLETEGVKVLVEANIVNKLNKTFVDINNYSWEDCNIYLS; from the coding sequence ATGGCTCTCTCAATAACGCATCTTTCCACTAAGGTAAAACCAGGTTCTGCGATGGTAGAGCTTAAAACATTAAATTTAAAGTTAGGTCATGGTATAGAAGAAGATATTAATGCCGATCCGATAAGTCCTAGACAAGTTTTAATTGTTAGGTATGAAGATATTTTAGACTTATCAATTCAACCAGGAGAATTGCGAGAAAATATTGTAGTTACAGGTATAGGATTTGATAAATTTATTCCTGGATCTCTGCTAACTTTTGAAAGTGGTGCGGCAATTCGTCTAACTTTTTACTGTGAACCGTGTAAGCGAATAGCCCACTTAGTAGAATCATTTAAGAGCATCAAGGGTAAAAGAGGAATCTTAGGCGTAGTTACTCAATCAGGTCAAATTCAAATTGGTAGTAAATTTCAGGTTCAAGCTCATAAATTTCCAGCATTATCTGAAAATCCTTATGAACGATTTCTAAATTTTATCATCAATATTCCCAGTGGGAAAGTAGTTACATATAAACAGATAATTAAAGCTATAGGAGTTGATAATAGTTATCTAAGAGCTATTCCTACATACCTGAAAAAAACCTCGGTTACTGATTATCCAGTACATAGAATATTAGACTCTAAAGGTTCTTTAATAAATTATGTTAACCAACAAAAAAATAAATTGGAAACTGAAGGAGTTAAGGTTTTGGTAGAGGCAAATATAGTTAATAAATTAAATAAAACTTTCGTAGATATTAATAATTACTCATGGGAAGATTGCAACATATATTTATCATAA
- a CDS encoding CHASE2 domain-containing serine/threonine-protein kinase, giving the protein MLTNLKSLFRQPVILSSAIATILLVGIQKLGVFEPLEMKVYDQMMQLRADPGPDSRLLIVALTEKDIQKWNWPLSGELLDRLLGKLEGYEPRAIGLDIFRDLPVQPGHEKLLQRLQQSDIIIPICKHSGSNNPGIAAPKGVEAERVGFNDVVEDTDATIRRNLLLVSAEESDSCQSTYSFSLQLALKYLEVGGIQLKFTPKKELQLRDTVFKPLQSNAGGYQKADTNGYQILLNYHSGHQIAQQVTITEILENQVKPDLVKDRIVLIGSTANSLNDIFNTPFATGKSDNSGKMAGIEIHAHSVSQILSAVLNKQPLFWFLPEWGKVLWIWGWTVIGGLLVSRIQHPLGLGLAGATALAVLFGGNFVIFTQAGWFPVIPPALGLVFTAGSVLAYSAYKTKQEQKEITQRVQEHQQLIVELQGLLRQRGDASNEAPTVIADSIGQEISLGTLLNNRYKITQGLGSGGFSNTYLADDIQRPGNPQCVVKQLRPPRQDAEYLNVVRRLFDAEAQILETLGKHPQIPQLLAFFEENRQFSLVQEFVRGHAMDKEVTSGKRLKQAEVVEMLKEVLHVLVFVHSYGVIHRDIKPSNLIRRESDQHIILIDFGAVKQIHPQQQEAQTISIGTPGYAPSEQMSGLPKLNSDIYALGIMGIQGLTGVDPREFHRDINTGEIIIEGEADANQQTWQHWRELTDATNELVIILNKMAHFDFIQRYQSAAEVLKALESL; this is encoded by the coding sequence ATGCTTACAAACTTAAAAAGTTTATTTAGACAGCCAGTTATTCTTTCAAGTGCGATCGCTACAATTTTACTAGTAGGCATTCAAAAACTTGGGGTTTTCGAACCTCTAGAAATGAAGGTCTACGACCAAATGATGCAATTACGTGCCGACCCAGGCCCAGACTCTCGTCTATTGATTGTTGCTTTAACTGAAAAAGATATTCAAAAATGGAATTGGCCCCTATCTGGCGAACTTCTAGACCGACTATTGGGCAAACTTGAAGGTTATGAACCGCGAGCCATTGGTCTAGATATTTTCCGTGACTTACCTGTACAACCTGGTCATGAAAAACTACTGCAACGCCTACAACAGAGCGATATCATCATTCCTATCTGTAAACATTCTGGTTCTAACAATCCGGGAATAGCAGCCCCAAAGGGGGTTGAAGCAGAACGAGTAGGATTTAATGATGTAGTAGAAGATACTGACGCGACAATTCGTCGCAACCTATTATTGGTAAGTGCAGAAGAGTCCGATTCCTGTCAAAGTACTTATTCTTTTAGCTTACAACTAGCACTTAAATATTTAGAAGTTGGAGGCATCCAACTAAAATTTACCCCAAAAAAAGAACTACAACTCCGAGATACTGTATTTAAACCACTCCAAAGCAACGCTGGCGGTTATCAGAAAGCGGATACAAATGGCTATCAAATTTTGCTTAACTACCATTCTGGTCATCAGATTGCCCAGCAAGTAACTATTACAGAAATACTTGAAAATCAAGTTAAACCAGATTTGGTGAAAGACCGCATCGTTTTAATTGGTTCAACAGCTAATAGTTTAAATGATATTTTTAACACGCCATTTGCTACTGGTAAGTCAGATAATTCCGGCAAAATGGCAGGAATTGAAATTCATGCCCACAGCGTTAGTCAAATTCTCAGCGCTGTTCTTAACAAACAGCCACTATTTTGGTTTCTACCTGAATGGGGTAAAGTCTTGTGGATATGGGGATGGACTGTAATTGGTGGGTTGCTGGTATCGCGGATTCAACATCCACTAGGCTTAGGACTAGCAGGAGCAACAGCCCTTGCAGTCTTATTTGGAGGCAATTTTGTCATTTTTACCCAAGCTGGATGGTTCCCGGTAATACCTCCGGCTTTGGGGTTAGTATTTACCGCCGGGAGTGTTCTTGCTTATAGTGCTTATAAAACGAAACAAGAGCAAAAAGAAATTACCCAACGGGTTCAAGAACACCAACAATTAATTGTGGAATTGCAAGGTCTTTTACGGCAGCGCGGCGATGCCTCAAATGAAGCACCAACTGTAATTGCTGATTCCATCGGGCAAGAAATTTCATTAGGAACTCTACTAAACAACCGCTACAAAATTACTCAAGGCTTGGGTTCTGGAGGATTTAGTAATACTTATTTGGCTGATGACATCCAGCGTCCTGGTAATCCGCAGTGTGTGGTTAAACAGTTGCGTCCCCCCCGCCAAGATGCAGAATATTTAAATGTCGTCAGACGATTATTTGACGCTGAAGCACAAATTTTAGAAACCTTGGGTAAGCATCCACAAATCCCTCAACTTCTAGCTTTTTTTGAAGAGAATCGGCAATTTTCTCTAGTGCAAGAATTTGTTCGAGGGCACGCTATGGACAAAGAAGTAACCTCTGGAAAGCGACTAAAACAAGCTGAAGTTGTGGAAATGCTCAAAGAAGTTTTACACGTACTTGTTTTTGTTCACAGCTATGGTGTAATCCATCGAGATATTAAACCTAGTAACTTGATTAGACGAGAATCAGATCAACACATTATTTTAATTGATTTTGGCGCTGTTAAGCAAATTCATCCTCAGCAGCAAGAAGCTCAGACTATTTCAATTGGTACGCCTGGTTATGCACCTTCTGAGCAAATGAGCGGTTTGCCAAAACTCAACAGCGATATTTATGCGTTGGGAATTATGGGAATTCAAGGTTTAACTGGGGTAGATCCTAGAGAATTTCACAGAGATATAAATACTGGTGAAATAATTATTGAAGGTGAAGCTGATGCCAATCAACAGACTTGGCAACATTGGCGCGAACTAACTGACGCTACAAACGAGTTAGTTATTATTTTAAATAAAATGGCGCATTTCGATTTTATTCAACGATATCAGTCAGCAGCAGAGGTTCTCAAAGCTCTCGAAAGTCTTTAG
- a CDS encoding phage tail sheath C-terminal domain-containing protein, translating into MARLDYFAPGVYIEEIDRGSRPIEGVSTAVAGFVGFTEDVRGGAELYKPMLVTTWTQYLNYFARPNSDGFTDFNAYLPFSVYGYFMNGGGRCWVTSIGTQLPGAPRPATPEPATLRINSRGNRPALRFTLRPEQASGGLVNLVIIDGSPRALPEGTEGEAPPNTGEYFTIQIRRGDELLEQYENLSMNREPNAQVATYALAALRNSMYVTVEDITQSGQPLARRPVNGQYELAPPIVAAPPDRFSQNLEGVRDDRTGVRGIFEVDEITMLACPDVMRAYQEQVLNLDQVHGIIELMISMCEGSASGDIPNPPNRMVVLDAPPDAVKPQQVVEWLNRFNRRSMFAALYYPWIKVPNPRDRGNPILVPPCGHVMGVWARTDETRGVYKAPANEVPRGVIGLGYETNFREQELLNPLGINCIRSFPNRGIRIWGARTLVEPDKTEWRYISVRRLISYIEKSLELGTQWVVFEPNDQDLWARVTRTVSNFLERIWREGALFGASPAQAFYVKCDEELNPPETRILGRLYIEVGVCPVRPAEFVVFRISQWNGIEDSE; encoded by the coding sequence CTTGGACGCAATACTTAAACTATTTTGCTCGTCCCAACTCTGACGGCTTCACCGACTTCAACGCCTATTTACCATTTTCAGTCTACGGCTACTTTATGAATGGTGGCGGTCGTTGCTGGGTAACAAGTATTGGCACTCAATTACCAGGCGCACCCAGACCAGCAACTCCAGAACCGGCTACCCTTAGAATCAACTCTAGAGGTAATCGTCCAGCCCTCCGCTTTACTTTGCGTCCTGAGCAAGCATCAGGCGGATTGGTAAATCTCGTCATTATTGATGGTTCACCCCGGGCCCTACCGGAAGGTACTGAAGGAGAAGCGCCTCCAAATACGGGTGAATATTTCACCATTCAAATTCGTCGGGGAGATGAACTTTTAGAGCAATATGAAAACTTGAGCATGAACCGCGAGCCTAATGCTCAAGTTGCAACTTATGCGCTGGCAGCATTGAGAAATTCGATGTATGTCACTGTAGAAGACATCACTCAAAGTGGACAGCCTTTAGCTCGTCGCCCCGTTAATGGTCAATATGAACTAGCGCCGCCCATTGTTGCTGCCCCACCCGATAGATTTTCGCAAAATTTAGAAGGGGTTCGAGACGATCGCACCGGGGTACGCGGTATCTTTGAAGTTGATGAAATCACAATGCTGGCTTGTCCTGATGTGATGCGGGCTTATCAAGAGCAGGTACTGAATTTAGATCAAGTCCACGGCATCATCGAACTGATGATTAGTATGTGCGAGGGTTCTGCCAGTGGCGATATTCCCAATCCGCCCAACCGCATGGTTGTACTTGATGCGCCACCGGATGCCGTCAAACCTCAGCAAGTAGTGGAGTGGTTGAATAGATTTAACCGTCGTTCGATGTTTGCGGCCCTTTATTATCCTTGGATTAAAGTACCTAATCCACGCGATCGCGGTAATCCAATTTTAGTACCTCCTTGTGGCCATGTGATGGGTGTTTGGGCCCGCACCGACGAAACCAGAGGAGTTTATAAAGCGCCTGCAAATGAAGTTCCCAGAGGCGTAATTGGTTTGGGCTATGAAACAAACTTCCGCGAACAAGAACTATTAAACCCCTTGGGGATAAATTGTATTCGCAGCTTCCCCAACCGAGGTATCCGCATTTGGGGCGCACGCACTCTAGTTGAGCCAGATAAAACAGAGTGGCGTTACATCAGTGTGCGTCGGTTAATTAGCTATATCGAAAAATCCCTAGAACTGGGGACTCAGTGGGTAGTTTTTGAACCGAACGACCAAGATTTATGGGCGCGTGTCACCCGCACCGTCAGTAATTTCTTAGAGCGTATTTGGCGTGAAGGTGCTTTATTTGGCGCGTCTCCAGCACAAGCATTTTATGTGAAGTGTGACGAAGAATTGAACCCACCAGAAACCAGAATTTTAGGACGTTTATATATTGAAGTCGGTGTTTGTCCAGTCAGACCGGCTGAATTTGTTGTTTTCCGCATCAGCCAATGGAATGGCATTGAAGATAGCGAATAG
- the rpiA gene encoding ribose-5-phosphate isomerase RpiA: protein MTAAADPVKLMKQEVGKAAAALVKSGSIVGLGTGSTTAYTIQFLGDRLKSGELKDIIGIPTSFQSEVLAKQYGVPLATLDSIDHIDIAIDGADEVDPQKNLIKGGGAAHTREKVVDYLAEQFIVVVDSGKLVDRLGSSFAVPVEVIPMAITPVTNAIKKLGGKPELRMGVKKAGPVITDQGNFVLDVRFDSIEDPVSLEKTLNNIPGVLENGIFVNCVDLVLIGEVKDGQPLVRQL from the coding sequence ATGACCGCAGCAGCAGATCCCGTAAAGTTGATGAAGCAAGAAGTTGGCAAAGCCGCCGCAGCCCTAGTTAAGTCGGGTTCCATTGTGGGGTTGGGTACGGGGTCAACTACAGCATATACGATTCAGTTTTTAGGCGATCGCCTCAAGTCTGGTGAACTTAAAGATATCATTGGCATACCTACCTCGTTTCAGTCAGAAGTGCTGGCGAAGCAGTATGGTGTCCCTCTCGCCACCTTGGATTCTATTGACCACATCGATATTGCCATTGATGGGGCAGATGAAGTTGATCCGCAGAAGAATTTGATTAAAGGCGGTGGTGCAGCACATACCCGCGAGAAAGTCGTAGACTACCTGGCAGAACAGTTTATCGTCGTAGTAGATAGTGGTAAATTAGTAGATCGCTTGGGTTCTAGTTTTGCTGTACCCGTGGAAGTGATTCCAATGGCAATTACTCCTGTAACCAATGCCATTAAAAAACTCGGTGGGAAACCAGAACTCCGTATGGGTGTCAAAAAAGCCGGTCCAGTGATCACTGACCAAGGTAACTTTGTCTTAGATGTCAGATTTGACTCTATTGAAGATCCAGTTAGCCTAGAAAAAACATTGAATAACATTCCTGGTGTTTTGGAAAATGGTATTTTTGTTAACTGTGTCGATTTAGTTTTGATTGGTGAAGTCAAAGATGGTCAGCCATTAGTGCGGCAACTGTAA
- a CDS encoding restriction endonuclease subunit S gives MSHSVLPLQKIGEIFQGITLSRYADDNGRPERVVSLSDLEYLYIERNPNVVHLRLSDLERYRIKTGDVVISNRGTLLKASVVTDKLEGSLASNNVAVIRPIVEIDPVYLAVLMRSKWLEQQLATLYLQSSTIQLIPISQLRSLKIPLPNLETQNKLAQLFLATERANRITLEILDTRNNLSEFTLFQTLEGQQ, from the coding sequence ATGTCTCATTCAGTTCTGCCTCTTCAGAAAATAGGGGAAATATTCCAAGGAATTACACTTAGCCGTTATGCAGACGATAACGGTAGACCAGAGCGCGTTGTTAGTTTGTCTGATCTTGAGTACCTATACATTGAACGTAACCCAAATGTGGTTCATTTACGCTTATCTGACCTTGAGCGGTATCGAATAAAAACTGGCGATGTGGTGATTTCCAACCGAGGTACGCTCCTGAAAGCGTCAGTAGTTACAGATAAATTAGAAGGTAGCTTGGCGAGCAATAATGTGGCTGTTATTCGCCCCATTGTAGAAATCGATCCTGTGTATTTGGCAGTTTTGATGCGTTCAAAATGGCTAGAACAGCAACTAGCCACTTTATATTTGCAATCTTCTACCATTCAGTTGATTCCAATTTCTCAATTACGTAGTCTCAAGATTCCATTACCTAATTTGGAGACTCAAAATAAATTAGCTCAACTATTTTTAGCTACTGAACGAGCTAACCGTATTACCCTGGAAATTTTAGACACGCGAAATAATTTATCAGAATTTACTCTTTTTCAAACTTTGGA
- a CDS encoding phage tail protein has protein sequence MAGEFLTSCKFYFEADGITDKFIKEISGLGVENTPAQEVHGSSKGAKLMRQATPTVVKFTNITVKVIATDDIDLYKWYQDCNEDMGDPRKWSQKRKTGSVVAYDQQGSEKARWNIVNCYPCKYTGPTLTASGGDMANETVELVHEGIKRIK, from the coding sequence ATGGCAGGCGAATTTTTAACCTCTTGTAAATTTTACTTTGAGGCTGACGGCATTACTGATAAATTCATCAAAGAAATTAGTGGCTTAGGCGTTGAGAATACTCCAGCGCAAGAAGTCCACGGTTCATCTAAAGGCGCTAAACTAATGCGTCAAGCTACACCAACTGTTGTCAAATTTACCAATATTACAGTAAAAGTCATCGCCACTGATGATATAGACCTTTATAAATGGTATCAAGACTGTAACGAAGACATGGGAGACCCTCGGAAGTGGTCACAGAAGCGTAAAACTGGTTCAGTGGTTGCTTATGACCAACAAGGCTCTGAAAAAGCACGCTGGAACATTGTCAATTGTTATCCCTGTAAATACACGGGGCCTACCTTAACCGCCTCTGGTGGTGATATGGCGAATGAAACAGTTGAATTGGTTCACGAAGGAATTAAACGAATCAAATAA
- a CDS encoding phage tail assembly protein, with translation MIILPNAQFLIPSPQSPVPNPQSPIPSPQIMPRKKDTLSTEFAFTLPRGLSDSEHRIHRHGVMRLATAKDEILVQQERRVQENPAYGVLVMLARVITRLGSLNSVSPDLLEELLLHDIAYLREFYNRINQQGDVHIPTQCPRCNTQFSVELELAGES, from the coding sequence TTGATTATTTTGCCCAATGCCCAATTCCTAATTCCCAGTCCCCAATCCCCAGTTCCCAATCCCCAGTCCCCAATCCCCAGTCCCCAAATTATGCCCCGTAAAAAGGATACTCTCTCCACAGAATTTGCCTTCACTCTTCCTAGAGGATTGAGTGATAGCGAACACCGGATACATCGTCATGGGGTGATGCGTTTAGCCACCGCTAAAGATGAAATTTTGGTGCAACAAGAGCGCAGAGTTCAAGAAAATCCAGCTTACGGTGTTTTGGTAATGCTTGCACGGGTTATTACTCGCTTAGGCAGTCTTAATTCTGTTAGCCCTGATTTACTTGAAGAACTTCTTCTACATGACATTGCCTATCTCCGAGAATTTTATAATCGAATCAATCAGCAAGGCGATGTACATATTCCGACACAATGTCCCCGTTGTAATACTCAATTTTCGGTGGAGCTAGAACTAGCGGGGGAGTCGTAA
- a CDS encoding phage tail protein, translating to MVQSASRIPEVLTAHRFYLELTLEGQNDANCFFLECQGFKRTQEVIEISEVTSQTWGKKGQSKGQVVRTKLPSNPKSGNLTLRRGTTNSMDFWKWFEKVEKGNWSEQRRLVALSIYNQANQEIARFELAGAWPASYKIADVNARSHDIEIEEVEVAFEEFKRVK from the coding sequence GTGGTACAATCCGCAAGCCGAATTCCAGAAGTTCTTACGGCCCATCGGTTCTATTTAGAACTGACACTAGAAGGTCAAAACGATGCCAATTGCTTCTTTTTGGAGTGTCAAGGCTTCAAAAGAACACAAGAGGTAATTGAAATTTCTGAAGTTACTTCTCAAACCTGGGGTAAAAAAGGGCAATCAAAAGGCCAGGTGGTGAGAACTAAGCTTCCTAGCAATCCTAAGAGTGGTAATCTCACTCTGCGTAGAGGTACTACCAACTCTATGGATTTTTGGAAGTGGTTTGAAAAAGTTGAAAAAGGTAATTGGTCTGAGCAACGTAGACTTGTTGCTTTGTCTATTTATAATCAGGCAAATCAAGAAATAGCTAGATTTGAATTAGCCGGTGCTTGGCCTGCAAGTTACAAGATTGCCGATGTTAACGCCCGCAGCCATGACATCGAAATTGAGGAAGTGGAGGTTGCTTTTGAGGAATTTAAACGTGTGAAGTAA
- a CDS encoding FHA domain-containing protein, translated as MKVKVSYSPNLSEVNEVDLTTETPTRGEWLIGRSPDSDLVLDSPDISRVHAKFFVKAGNYYFSDLGSRNGSIFNGKQAEKDRPYSLSDGDIIRIADYVLILEAVAPAYEQPETVFRIIDPSLFSRPRSPENISAANVVNPSPEVVSEVPAPITPELETPSPEVSETSEVVATQSDDVIPVVEVIAPENIIQSPEAVSEVPHDVHDEIVDLQSVAPEVSADVEEVEVPEVSETSEVSSTLADDAIAAPENIIETSEEEITLPEVTHDEIIDFQTALATESTFVQRRDISSIPEATDHEDAELEAALEAEVTFVQPRDIFHQVPATSHEDAELEAALEAEVTFVQPRDIFGEVSDEESTVLEVTHNENEVVGLDTPVAEEVSLEFGEFVNEVTEEEEIQPQEPLSQATQDINDELVDLDILFTAEDSTNIDKVEPSFAVNETGGEVSEALTEPDNIVAEVSSNQYIDLNNPTTEEASVNVDDVVLVSEVSELADIQSWETTESEAPESVSQTIEEVPEVEATQFDETPEEINVSEPPQVIIERNIVLIAHESKKSELAEFVSQHQEFFSQSFTITWPSVGEVLHQQAGITISQQTPAPISGGYQTIASLVGAGEILAVIFLRDLLQPQPGQANEEALLRLCTINQVLLATNLPTAEAIVHYLKHI; from the coding sequence ATGAAAGTAAAAGTTAGCTACTCACCAAATCTAAGTGAAGTCAATGAAGTTGACCTGACCACAGAAACTCCAACGAGAGGAGAATGGTTAATAGGTCGTTCTCCTGATTCTGATTTAGTCTTAGACAGTCCTGATATTAGTCGGGTACATGCTAAGTTTTTTGTTAAAGCTGGAAATTACTACTTCTCTGACCTTGGCAGTAGAAATGGCTCAATATTTAATGGAAAACAAGCCGAAAAAGATCGACCATATTCTTTGAGTGATGGAGATATTATCAGGATTGCAGATTATGTTTTGATTTTGGAAGCAGTTGCTCCTGCTTATGAGCAACCAGAGACAGTCTTTAGAATTATAGACCCTTCACTGTTTTCTCGGCCGCGATCGCCTGAAAATATCAGCGCTGCCAATGTTGTTAATCCATCCCCAGAAGTAGTTAGCGAAGTTCCAGCGCCTATTACTCCCGAATTAGAAACACCTTCTCCAGAAGTCAGCGAAACCTCCGAAGTTGTTGCTACTCAAAGTGATGATGTCATTCCAGTTGTTGAGGTAATCGCCCCTGAAAACATCATTCAGTCACCAGAAGCAGTTAGCGAAGTTCCACACGATGTCCATGATGAAATTGTAGATTTGCAATCAGTTGCGCCAGAAGTTAGTGCAGATGTTGAAGAAGTAGAGGTTCCAGAAGTTAGCGAAACCTCAGAAGTTTCCTCTACTTTAGCCGATGATGCGATCGCAGCACCTGAAAATATCATCGAAACTTCTGAAGAGGAAATTACACTTCCAGAAGTCACTCACGATGAGATTATAGACTTTCAAACAGCACTGGCGACAGAATCTACTTTCGTGCAACGGCGTGATATAAGTAGCATTCCCGAAGCTACTGACCATGAAGATGCAGAGTTAGAAGCAGCATTAGAAGCAGAAGTCACCTTCGTACAGCCACGTGATATTTTCCACCAAGTTCCTGCAACCTCCCATGAGGATGCAGAGTTAGAGGCGGCGCTGGAAGCAGAAGTCACCTTCGTACAGCCGCGTGATATTTTCGGCGAGGTATCTGATGAAGAAAGTACCGTTCTGGAAGTTACTCATAATGAAAATGAAGTAGTAGGTTTAGATACACCAGTCGCAGAAGAAGTCAGTTTAGAGTTTGGCGAATTTGTTAATGAAGTTACTGAAGAAGAGGAGATTCAGCCGCAAGAACCATTGAGCCAAGCCACACAAGATATCAATGATGAGTTAGTAGATTTAGATATTTTATTTACGGCAGAAGACAGCACAAATATTGACAAAGTAGAACCTAGTTTCGCTGTTAATGAAACAGGAGGCGAAGTTTCTGAAGCATTGACGGAGCCTGATAATATCGTTGCAGAAGTTTCTAGCAATCAATACATTGATTTGAATAATCCAACTACAGAAGAAGCCAGCGTAAATGTTGATGATGTTGTTCTAGTAAGTGAAGTTTCGGAATTAGCTGATATTCAATCTTGGGAAACAACAGAAAGTGAAGCTCCTGAGAGTGTCAGTCAAACTATTGAAGAGGTTCCTGAAGTAGAAGCGACTCAATTTGATGAAACTCCAGAAGAAATAAATGTAAGTGAGCCTCCCCAAGTGATTATTGAAAGAAACATAGTACTCATCGCTCACGAGAGCAAGAAATCAGAACTTGCTGAATTTGTTTCTCAACATCAGGAATTTTTCTCACAGAGCTTTACAATTACCTGGCCATCTGTTGGCGAAGTCTTACATCAACAAGCAGGAATAACTATTAGTCAGCAAACCCCCGCACCAATTTCTGGAGGATATCAAACAATTGCTTCATTGGTTGGAGCAGGAGAAATTTTAGCAGTTATTTTCCTGAGAGATTTGCTGCAACCTCAGCCTGGTCAGGCAAATGAAGAAGCACTGCTTAGATTATGCACTATTAATCAAGTTTTGCTGGCAACTAATTTGCCAACAGCAGAAGCGATTGTGCATTATCTTAAACATATATAG
- a CDS encoding DUF6760 family protein, translating to MFGGARTSGGVVSYPSDTLYEEVAFIAYHFHWSQDDILNLEHTTRQRWVTEINKINQKLI from the coding sequence ATTTTCGGTGGAGCTAGAACTAGCGGGGGAGTCGTAAGCTACCCCTCTGATACTTTATATGAGGAGGTAGCTTTTATTGCTTATCATTTCCACTGGTCACAAGATGATATTTTAAATTTAGAACATACTACCCGTCAGCGCTGGGTAACAGAAATCAATAAAATTAACCAAAAATTAATATGA